The following proteins are encoded in a genomic region of Lachnospiraceae bacterium KM106-2:
- a CDS encoding ABC transporter, ATP-binding protein, producing the protein MSEILKVENIEKYYGRRGNITKAIDGISFRVEEGEYIGIMGASGSGKTTLLNAISTIDTVTAGQIYINDENITKLKSKALSKFRRDNLGFIFQDFNLLDTLTAYENIALALTIHKIPATTIDAKVKEVAAKLNIEAVLDKYPYQMSGGQKQRVASARAIITNPTLVLADEPTGALDSKSARMLLESFETLNDDLGATIMMVTHDAFTASYCKRILFIKDGRIFNEIHRGKETRKEFFNRIIEVVTLLGGDNSNVL; encoded by the coding sequence ATGAGCGAAATATTAAAAGTAGAAAATATTGAAAAGTATTATGGACGCAGAGGAAATATTACAAAAGCAATTGACGGAATCAGCTTTCGAGTTGAGGAAGGCGAGTACATTGGTATTATGGGAGCCAGCGGCAGTGGTAAGACAACCTTATTAAATGCTATTTCTACCATCGATACTGTTACAGCTGGTCAAATCTATATTAATGATGAAAATATCACGAAATTAAAATCAAAAGCATTGTCAAAGTTCAGAAGAGATAATCTTGGATTCATCTTTCAGGACTTTAACTTACTAGATACTTTGACAGCATACGAGAACATCGCATTGGCATTGACTATTCATAAGATACCAGCAACTACGATTGATGCAAAAGTAAAAGAGGTTGCAGCAAAGCTGAACATAGAAGCAGTTTTAGATAAATATCCATATCAAATGTCAGGTGGTCAAAAACAAAGAGTTGCTTCGGCAAGAGCCATTATTACAAATCCTACCTTAGTTCTTGCAGATGAGCCAACAGGAGCACTTGATTCTAAATCAGCAAGAATGTTATTAGAATCTTTTGAGACCTTAAATGATGATCTGGGAGCAACGATCATGATGGTAACACACGATGCTTTTACAGCAAGTTATTGTAAGAGAATCTTATTTATCAAGGATGGCAGAATCTTTAATGAAATCCATCGCGGTAAAGAGACAAGAAAAGAATTCTTCAATCGTATTATTGAAGTCGTAACCTTATTAGGAGGTGACAACAGTAATGTTCTGTAA
- a CDS encoding probable ABC transporter, with product MFCKIAINNVKKSIKDYLIYFMTLTFGVCLFYVFNSIETQQQMLQLTKSQYEIMEVLVKVMGTLSIFISVILGFLILYANKFLMKRRHREFGIYMSLGMDKRRVSRILMIETLLIGIASLAVGIVIGIFASQGLSAVTAKLMNTGIKKFYFTFSMDAALKSMLYFGIIFIFVMIFNTVIVSKYKLINLLYSNRKNEAHQMKNIWISVILFIVSIFCIGFAYRCILHNKMMSLDSEFWKAIGFGAVGTFLFFFSLSGFLLKAIQMKKNLYYRNLNMFILRQLNSKINTTFISMTLISLMLLVTMGTLSSGIGVANALTDGIDASNPFDANFMYYINHDKHPEQTIVEGLKKDGLDISKFAKEYNEVVFYVDPSLTYSKLFTKDMNAQKEIGEAFLNMNKASINIYSLSNYNKSLEMQGLEPITLKENEYALTCNFLKMKNLMKKIVKADQTITFKDKTYKLGHSQLIESTIENTTMQQDMGSIILPDSAVKGLIPNYRNLVINYNHKMSDSEVREYVNNFYKDHNRSERPYDFFSTKIETHEDGAGIKTVAAYFVLYIGIIFLITCAAILALQQLSESSDNVERYQLLSKLGVEKKMMNRALYIQIFIYFMLPLALSIVHSIVGISVANNVIEVFGKVDVANNSIFTAIIVVVIYGGYFIATCIGSKGIIKVKGYN from the coding sequence ATGTTCTGTAAGATCGCAATTAATAATGTAAAGAAGAGTATTAAAGATTATTTAATCTACTTTATGACATTAACATTTGGTGTCTGTCTCTTTTATGTATTTAACTCCATTGAAACACAGCAGCAGATGTTGCAATTAACAAAGTCACAGTATGAGATCATGGAAGTATTAGTTAAGGTAATGGGAACTTTATCGATATTTATTTCAGTTATTCTAGGATTCTTGATCCTTTATGCAAATAAGTTCTTAATGAAACGAAGACATCGGGAATTCGGAATTTATATGTCACTTGGTATGGATAAAAGAAGAGTATCTAGAATCCTTATGATCGAGACTTTACTCATCGGTATTGCCTCTTTGGCCGTAGGTATTGTAATTGGTATTTTTGCTTCACAAGGTTTATCAGCAGTGACTGCTAAATTAATGAATACTGGAATTAAGAAGTTCTATTTTACATTCTCAATGGATGCAGCACTTAAATCAATGCTCTACTTTGGAATTATCTTTATCTTTGTTATGATCTTTAATACCGTTATCGTTTCAAAATATAAATTGATTAATTTACTTTATAGTAATCGTAAAAATGAAGCGCATCAGATGAAGAACATTTGGATCAGCGTTATCTTATTTATTGTATCTATTTTCTGTATCGGTTTTGCATACCGTTGTATTCTTCATAATAAGATGATGAGTCTTGATTCAGAGTTTTGGAAAGCAATTGGTTTTGGTGCAGTAGGTACGTTCCTATTCTTCTTCTCTTTATCTGGATTCTTATTAAAGGCTATTCAGATGAAGAAGAACTTGTATTATCGTAATCTTAACATGTTCATATTAAGACAGTTAAATAGTAAGATCAACACAACATTTATTTCAATGACATTAATCTCATTAATGTTATTAGTAACGATGGGAACCTTATCAAGCGGTATTGGTGTAGCCAATGCATTAACAGATGGAATTGATGCCAGTAATCCCTTTGATGCAAACTTTATGTATTATATAAATCATGATAAGCATCCAGAACAGACAATTGTTGAAGGACTGAAAAAGGATGGCTTAGATATAAGTAAATTTGCGAAAGAATATAATGAAGTAGTTTTCTATGTCGACCCAAGTCTTACTTATAGTAAGTTATTCACAAAAGATATGAATGCCCAGAAAGAAATTGGAGAGGCATTTTTAAATATGAATAAAGCAAGTATTAATATTTATTCTCTCAGCAATTATAATAAGTCCTTAGAGATGCAGGGATTAGAACCAATCACACTTAAGGAAAATGAGTATGCACTTACTTGTAATTTCTTAAAGATGAAAAATCTCATGAAAAAGATTGTAAAGGCAGATCAAACCATTACATTTAAGGATAAAACTTATAAATTAGGACATTCCCAGTTGATTGAAAGTACCATTGAGAATACAACCATGCAGCAGGATATGGGAAGTATCATACTTCCAGATAGTGCAGTAAAAGGGTTAATTCCTAATTACCGTAACTTAGTCATTAACTATAATCACAAGATGAGTGACAGCGAAGTAAGAGAGTACGTGAACAATTTCTATAAGGATCATAATCGATCAGAGAGACCATATGATTTCTTTAGTACTAAAATCGAGACACATGAAGATGGTGCTGGTATTAAGACGGTGGCTGCTTACTTTGTACTATACATCGGTATTATCTTCTTGATCACTTGTGCAGCTATTCTTGCATTACAGCAATTATCAGAGTCTTCGGATAATGTAGAGCGATATCAGCTTTTATCAAAACTTGGTGTTGAGAAGAAGATGATGAATCGAGCTTTGTATATACAGATCTTCATTTATTTTATGCTTCCATTGGCATTATCGATCGTTCATAGTATTGTAGGAATTTCCGTTGCAAATAATGTAATTGAGGTATTTGGTAAAGTAGATGTAGCAAATAACTCTATCTTTACAGCTATCATTGTTGTAGTAATTTATGGAGGCTATTTTATTGCTACTTGTATTGGCAGTAAGGGCATCATTAAAGTCAAAGGATATAATTAG
- a CDS encoding DEAD-box ATP-dependent RNA helicase CshA — protein sequence METVRFDELDLQAPILRAITDMGFEQASPIQAKAIPAVLTGRDIIGQAQTGTGKTAAFGIPLLQSVDPKNKHLQAVVLCPTRELAIQVSEEIRRLSKYLHGIKVLPIYGGQEISKQIRSLKAGTQVVIGTPGRVMDHMRRKTVKFDQVKMMVLDEADEMLNMGFREDIETILTEIPEERQTVFFSATMPKSIMEITKKFQKDAEIIRVVKKELTVPKIEQYYYEVRPKNKVEVLSRLLDIYAPKLSVVFCNTKKQVDELVEALKGRGYFAEGLHGDMKQQQRDRVMNRFRTSKTDILVATDVAARGIDVDDVEAVFNYDVPQDEEFYVHRIGRTGRAGREGKAFTFVVGKDIYKLKDIQRYCKTKLIAQPIPSLNDVTNTKVEKILDSASEIISAGELSSTITLIEERLNQEDYTSLEMAAAFLKMIMGSENEQIEEASSNNFNYEGTGGKDGMVRLFINIGKNQNVRPKDILGAIAGETGMPGRLVGTIDMYDKYTFVEVPKEYAKEVVDIMKNAKIKGKNINVEPANRK from the coding sequence ATGGAAACAGTTAGATTTGATGAATTAGACTTACAAGCTCCTATTTTAAGAGCGATTACAGATATGGGGTTTGAACAAGCCAGCCCTATTCAAGCAAAAGCAATTCCTGCCGTATTAACAGGAAGAGATATTATCGGACAGGCTCAGACTGGTACTGGTAAAACAGCTGCTTTTGGTATTCCTCTTTTACAGAGCGTAGACCCAAAAAATAAACATTTACAAGCCGTAGTATTATGCCCAACACGAGAATTAGCGATTCAGGTATCTGAAGAAATTCGTCGTTTATCTAAATACTTACATGGCATTAAAGTACTACCTATCTATGGTGGTCAAGAAATTTCAAAACAAATTCGTTCGTTAAAAGCAGGAACTCAAGTAGTGATCGGAACACCTGGACGTGTTATGGATCATATGAGAAGAAAAACAGTTAAGTTTGACCAAGTTAAAATGATGGTATTAGATGAAGCTGATGAAATGTTAAACATGGGATTCCGTGAAGATATCGAAACGATTCTTACAGAAATTCCTGAAGAAAGACAAACAGTATTCTTCTCTGCAACAATGCCTAAATCTATCATGGAAATCACAAAGAAATTCCAAAAGGATGCAGAAATTATTCGTGTTGTGAAGAAAGAACTTACAGTTCCTAAAATTGAACAATATTACTACGAAGTAAGACCAAAGAACAAAGTAGAAGTTTTATCTCGTTTACTTGATATTTATGCTCCAAAGTTATCAGTTGTATTCTGTAATACAAAGAAACAAGTAGATGAATTAGTAGAAGCATTAAAAGGAAGAGGTTACTTTGCGGAAGGACTTCATGGCGATATGAAGCAACAACAAAGAGACCGTGTTATGAACCGCTTCAGAACAAGCAAAACTGATATCTTAGTTGCTACAGACGTTGCAGCAAGAGGTATCGACGTTGATGACGTAGAAGCAGTATTTAACTATGATGTTCCTCAAGATGAAGAATTCTACGTACACCGTATCGGACGTACAGGCCGTGCCGGAAGAGAAGGTAAAGCATTTACATTTGTTGTAGGAAAAGATATTTATAAATTAAAAGATATCCAACGTTACTGCAAGACTAAATTAATTGCACAACCAATCCCATCTTTAAATGATGTAACAAATACAAAAGTTGAAAAGATTCTTGATAGTGCATCAGAAATCATCTCAGCTGGCGAATTATCTTCAACGATTACATTGATCGAAGAAAGATTAAATCAAGAAGATTACACATCACTTGAAATGGCAGCAGCGTTCCTTAAGATGATCATGGGAAGTGAAAACGAACAGATCGAAGAAGCTTCTTCAAATAATTTCAATTATGAAGGAACTGGCGGAAAAGATGGTATGGTTCGTTTATTTATCAATATTGGTAAGAACCAAAATGTTAGACCAAAAGATATCTTAGGCGCTATTGCTGGTGAAACTGGTATGCCAGGACGTTTAGTTGGAACAATCGATATGTATGATAAATATACATTTGTTGAAGTTCCTAAGGAATATGCAAAAGAAGTTGTAGATATCATGAAAAATGCGAAGATCAAAGGCAAAAACATTAATGTTGAACCTGCGAATCGCAAATAA
- a CDS encoding exopolysaccharide biosynthesis transcriptional activator EpsA — MNIKLLRKHKFGVFVVGLELILSIIFVGFLSVLNIVDSSLVIMIAVCLVGLSMFLLLTQISKKAHTLGKVMSILFSILLVMGSFYEFKAYSTLGKVSAQNYQVVKMSTIAMKKNPANNVKDVVNDTFGIVGVNDRKNTDKTIDSIEKEYKVSLKTKEYADVKTLVTGLYQGEISVIVFNEANRGMIIESFKDFNNATKVLGRVEAKSELENTKAASDVTKEPFSVYLSGIDTNGKVSETSRSDVNIMATVNSKTKEILLISTPRDYYVPLPNSNGVRDKLTHTGIYGVDCSIGTLEKLYDVDINYYLRVNFTGFKKIVDSLGGVTVHSDYTFKADWGPSFVKGDNKVNGKQALAFARQRHDYFRGRKTGLEGGDNQRGRNQQYLIKAIVNKATSPSILKNFSGLMDSIAESIETNMKTSEITDLVKMQLSDMSAWNITMINATGTGEKATTFSMPSTRLYVMVPDESTVKAAKKMVDKVEAGEHITEEEFKKLAAQNKTNN, encoded by the coding sequence ATGAATATTAAGTTATTAAGAAAGCACAAGTTTGGAGTATTTGTTGTTGGATTAGAACTGATCTTATCCATTATCTTTGTTGGATTCCTATCTGTATTAAATATAGTGGATTCATCACTCGTGATTATGATAGCAGTATGTTTGGTGGGACTCAGTATGTTTTTATTGCTTACTCAGATCAGTAAGAAGGCACATACATTAGGTAAGGTGATGTCTATCCTGTTTAGTATCCTGTTAGTAATGGGCTCATTTTATGAGTTTAAGGCATATAGCACTCTAGGAAAAGTGTCCGCCCAGAATTATCAGGTTGTTAAGATGTCTACCATTGCAATGAAGAAGAATCCTGCAAACAATGTAAAGGATGTAGTTAACGATACTTTTGGAATCGTTGGAGTTAATGATAGAAAGAATACAGATAAAACAATAGATTCCATTGAGAAGGAATACAAGGTATCTTTGAAAACAAAAGAATATGCAGATGTAAAGACGTTAGTAACTGGTCTTTATCAAGGCGAGATTAGTGTTATTGTCTTTAATGAAGCAAATCGAGGCATGATTATAGAATCTTTTAAGGACTTTAATAACGCAACAAAAGTATTAGGAAGAGTAGAAGCCAAAAGTGAATTAGAGAATACAAAGGCGGCTAGCGATGTAACAAAAGAGCCGTTTAGTGTATATCTATCCGGTATTGATACCAATGGGAAGGTTTCTGAAACGAGCCGAAGTGATGTAAATATCATGGCTACGGTCAATTCAAAGACAAAGGAAATCTTATTAATTTCAACACCACGTGATTACTATGTACCACTTCCAAATTCCAATGGTGTAAGAGATAAACTTACTCATACAGGAATTTATGGAGTTGATTGTTCCATTGGTACCTTAGAAAAACTATATGATGTCGATATCAATTACTACTTAAGAGTTAACTTTACAGGATTTAAGAAGATCGTTGATTCTTTAGGTGGTGTTACGGTACATTCGGATTATACCTTTAAAGCTGACTGGGGACCAAGCTTTGTGAAGGGGGATAATAAAGTGAATGGTAAGCAGGCACTAGCTTTTGCAAGACAACGTCATGATTATTTCAGAGGCAGAAAGACCGGATTAGAGGGCGGTGATAATCAAAGAGGACGTAATCAGCAATACTTGATCAAAGCAATTGTTAATAAAGCAACATCACCATCCATCCTTAAAAATTTCTCGGGACTTATGGATAGTATTGCAGAAAGCATTGAAACTAATATGAAGACTTCTGAGATCACGGATTTAGTTAAGATGCAGTTATCTGATATGTCAGCTTGGAATATTACGATGATCAACGCAACAGGAACAGGCGAAAAGGCAACTACTTTCTCGATGCCATCGACAAGACTTTATGTTATGGTGCCAGATGAATCAACTGTAAAAGCAGCGAAGAAGATGGTAGATAAAGTAGAAGCTGGCGAACATATCACAGAAGAGGAATTTAAGAAACTCGCGGCACAAAATAAAACGAATAATTAA
- a CDS encoding putative acyltransferase, with the protein MKNRNKSSIIFITLIVVVLLLIGGSTTILASKRKVTAIGDSVMLGAVPNIKKTVPGCTVDAKVSRQVVKGTEIAKQLNKKGKLGNIVVIALGTNGPFKQSAGQKLINYLGKKRTIYWMTTYGKHLKWMKSVNKVIYALAKKNKNVHVIDWAGKAASHSEWLYKDGVHLQPKGRAAYAKMIAQKIK; encoded by the coding sequence ATGAAGAATAGGAATAAAAGTTCAATAATCTTTATTACACTGATCGTAGTAGTCTTGCTTTTAATTGGAGGGAGTACTACGATATTAGCTTCAAAGAGAAAAGTGACCGCCATTGGTGATTCAGTTATGCTTGGCGCAGTTCCTAACATTAAAAAGACAGTTCCCGGGTGTACGGTAGATGCTAAGGTGAGCAGACAAGTGGTGAAAGGGACAGAGATCGCAAAGCAGCTAAATAAGAAGGGAAAACTCGGAAATATAGTAGTGATTGCATTAGGAACCAATGGGCCTTTTAAACAAAGTGCTGGTCAAAAGCTTATTAATTACTTAGGAAAAAAGAGGACGATCTATTGGATGACTACATATGGGAAGCATCTAAAATGGATGAAGAGTGTGAACAAAGTGATTTATGCGTTAGCAAAAAAAAATAAAAATGTTCACGTGATTGATTGGGCAGGTAAAGCTGCTTCTCATTCAGAGTGGTTGTATAAGGATGGAGTTCATTTGCAGCCCAAAGGAAGAGCAGCATATGCAAAAATGATCGCTCAAAAGATAAAATAA